Proteins encoded within one genomic window of Gadus macrocephalus chromosome 16, ASM3116895v1:
- the usf1 gene encoding upstream stimulatory factor 1 isoform X1, with the protein MKSQQKSPDPDGSVSVNDEGSAATAEDHTAIATIQSATTFSDQPIKYLFKTEGAGGQVTYRVIQVSDGQLEAQADGGAAVNLVTGFPAATPSVTQAVFSQSEGVEGDGTETQYTYYPATIADATTGTMVTTVQSSDTLLGQTTPAGQLYVMMSPQEVLTGANQRTLAPRTQPYIAKQEAPRASRDEKRRAQHNEVERRRRDKINNWIVQLSKTIPDCTVDYTKTGQVSSKGGILSKACDYIKELGQSNDKLREDISTLDRLKMDNQLLRQEVEDWKAKNQNLRNLLRQHGIVGASNTDPQ; encoded by the exons ATGAAAAG CCAACAGAAAAGCCCTGACCCAGACGGCAGTGTTTCCGTCAACGACGAGG GGTCAGCAGCCACCGCAGAGGACCACACGGCCATCGCCACTATTCAATCTGCGACCACGTTCTCCGATCAGCCAATCAAGTATCTATTCAAGACGGAGGGGGCAGGAGGACAG GTCACCTACCGAGTGATCCAAGTGTCAGATGGCCAGCTGGAGGCTCAAGCGGACGGGGGGGCTGCTGTCAACCTGGTCACTGGCTTTCCTGCGGCCACGCCGTCCGTCACACAG GCTGTGTTCTCTCAATCTGAAGGGGTTGAAggagacggtacagagacacaGTACACTTACTATCCTGCCACCATTGCTGATGCCACAACGGGCACCATGGTTACCACTGTACAATCGTCGGACACGTTGCTGGGTCAGACCACACCTGCAG GACAGCTGTACGTGATGATGTCACCCCAGGAGGTTTTGACtggagccaatcagaggacgCTAGCACCACGCACACAGCCGTACATTGC AAAACAGGAGGCTCCCCGGGCGTCCAGGGATGAAAAAAGACGCGCACAGCACAATGAAG TTGAGCGCAGGCGAAGAGACAAAATTAATAACTGGATCGTGCAGCTGTCAAAGACAATCCCAGACTGCACTGTGGACTACACCAAGACGGGCCAGGTGAGC AGTAAAGGGGGAATATTGTCCAAAGCCTGTGATTACATCAAGGAGCTAGGACAGAGCAATGACAAGCTCAGAGAAGACATAAGCACTCTGGACCGGCTCAAGATGGACAACCAGCTCCTACGGCAGGAG
- the usf1 gene encoding upstream stimulatory factor 1 isoform X2, whose translation MKSQQKSPDPDGSVSVNDEGSAATAEDHTAIATIQSATTFSDQPIKYLFKTEGAGGQVTYRVIQVSDGQLEAQADGGAAVNLVTGFPAATPSVTQAVFSQSEGVEGDGTETQYTYYPATIADATTGTMVTTVQSSDTLLGQTTPAGQLYVMMSPQEVLTGANQRTLAPRTQPYIAKQEAPRASRDEKRRAQHNEVERRRRDKINNWIVQLSKTIPDCTVDYTKTGQSKGGILSKACDYIKELGQSNDKLREDISTLDRLKMDNQLLRQEVEDWKAKNQNLRNLLRQHGIVGASNTDPQ comes from the exons ATGAAAAG CCAACAGAAAAGCCCTGACCCAGACGGCAGTGTTTCCGTCAACGACGAGG GGTCAGCAGCCACCGCAGAGGACCACACGGCCATCGCCACTATTCAATCTGCGACCACGTTCTCCGATCAGCCAATCAAGTATCTATTCAAGACGGAGGGGGCAGGAGGACAG GTCACCTACCGAGTGATCCAAGTGTCAGATGGCCAGCTGGAGGCTCAAGCGGACGGGGGGGCTGCTGTCAACCTGGTCACTGGCTTTCCTGCGGCCACGCCGTCCGTCACACAG GCTGTGTTCTCTCAATCTGAAGGGGTTGAAggagacggtacagagacacaGTACACTTACTATCCTGCCACCATTGCTGATGCCACAACGGGCACCATGGTTACCACTGTACAATCGTCGGACACGTTGCTGGGTCAGACCACACCTGCAG GACAGCTGTACGTGATGATGTCACCCCAGGAGGTTTTGACtggagccaatcagaggacgCTAGCACCACGCACACAGCCGTACATTGC AAAACAGGAGGCTCCCCGGGCGTCCAGGGATGAAAAAAGACGCGCACAGCACAATGAAG TTGAGCGCAGGCGAAGAGACAAAATTAATAACTGGATCGTGCAGCTGTCAAAGACAATCCCAGACTGCACTGTGGACTACACCAAGACGGGCCAG AGTAAAGGGGGAATATTGTCCAAAGCCTGTGATTACATCAAGGAGCTAGGACAGAGCAATGACAAGCTCAGAGAAGACATAAGCACTCTGGACCGGCTCAAGATGGACAACCAGCTCCTACGGCAGGAG
- the usf1 gene encoding upstream stimulatory factor 1 isoform X4, whose product MKSQQKSPDPDGSVSVNDEATAEDHTAIATIQSATTFSDQPIKYLFKTEGAGGQVTYRVIQVSDGQLEAQADGGAAVNLVTGFPAATPSVTQAVFSQSEGVEGDGTETQYTYYPATIADATTGTMVTTVQSSDTLLGQTTPAGQLYVMMSPQEVLTGANQRTLAPRTQPYIAKQEAPRASRDEKRRAQHNEVERRRRDKINNWIVQLSKTIPDCTVDYTKTGQVSSKGGILSKACDYIKELGQSNDKLREDISTLDRLKMDNQLLRQEVEDWKAKNQNLRNLLRQHGIVGASNTDPQ is encoded by the exons ATGAAAAG CCAACAGAAAAGCCCTGACCCAGACGGCAGTGTTTCCGTCAACGACGAGG CCACCGCAGAGGACCACACGGCCATCGCCACTATTCAATCTGCGACCACGTTCTCCGATCAGCCAATCAAGTATCTATTCAAGACGGAGGGGGCAGGAGGACAG GTCACCTACCGAGTGATCCAAGTGTCAGATGGCCAGCTGGAGGCTCAAGCGGACGGGGGGGCTGCTGTCAACCTGGTCACTGGCTTTCCTGCGGCCACGCCGTCCGTCACACAG GCTGTGTTCTCTCAATCTGAAGGGGTTGAAggagacggtacagagacacaGTACACTTACTATCCTGCCACCATTGCTGATGCCACAACGGGCACCATGGTTACCACTGTACAATCGTCGGACACGTTGCTGGGTCAGACCACACCTGCAG GACAGCTGTACGTGATGATGTCACCCCAGGAGGTTTTGACtggagccaatcagaggacgCTAGCACCACGCACACAGCCGTACATTGC AAAACAGGAGGCTCCCCGGGCGTCCAGGGATGAAAAAAGACGCGCACAGCACAATGAAG TTGAGCGCAGGCGAAGAGACAAAATTAATAACTGGATCGTGCAGCTGTCAAAGACAATCCCAGACTGCACTGTGGACTACACCAAGACGGGCCAGGTGAGC AGTAAAGGGGGAATATTGTCCAAAGCCTGTGATTACATCAAGGAGCTAGGACAGAGCAATGACAAGCTCAGAGAAGACATAAGCACTCTGGACCGGCTCAAGATGGACAACCAGCTCCTACGGCAGGAG
- the mrps23 gene encoding 28S ribosomal protein S23, mitochondrial, with translation MAGSRLEKFGTVFTRVRDLMRSGVIQDTPTWYEVFKAFPPKKDPVYVKPQYGFYKKDEFVADIFYEEDKIRAKFYEMYGTGPRLLDLSKSNYTSACQRFLETYSRLESLGEIDMSALFEETGKILLAEGLVLRRKGAPVVSSEYRDPVLELKLTDMLAEQQSGSAAEKQ, from the exons ATGGCTGGCAGTAGGCTCGAGAAGTTTGGAACAGTATTCACACG AGTTCGAGATCTGATGCGCTCTGGGGTCATCCAAGACACACCCACCTGGTATGAGGTATTCAAGGCTTTCCCACCCAAGAAAGACCCCGTCTATGTGAAGCCACAGTATGGCTTTTACAAGAAAGATGAATTTGTGGCTGATATATTTTATGAGGAGGACAAGATAAGAGC GAAATTCTACGAAATGTATGGGACTGGGCCCAGACTTCTTGACCTCTCCAAATCAAATTATACCTCAGCATGTCAAAG GTTTTTGGAAACGTATTCAAGGCTTGAAAGTCTTGGAGAGATAGACATGTCTGCTCTGTTTGAAGAGACTGGCAAGATACTGCTGGCAGAGGGCCTTGTGCTCAGGAGAAAAGGAGCACCTGTG GTGTCCTCTGAGTACAGAGATCCCGTGCTGGAGTTAAAGTTGACAGACATGCTGGCAGAACAGCAGTCGGGCAGTGCAGCTGAGAAACAGTAA
- the usf1 gene encoding upstream stimulatory factor 1 isoform X3, giving the protein MKSQQKSPDPDGSVSVNDEGSAATAEDHTAIATIQSATTFSDQPIKYLFKTEGAGGQVTYRVIQVSDGQLEAQADGGAAVNLVTGFPAATPSVTQAVFSQSEGVEGDGTETQYTYYPATIADATTGTMVTTVQSSDTLLGQTTPAGQLYVMMSPQEVLTGANQRTLAPRTQPKQEAPRASRDEKRRAQHNEVERRRRDKINNWIVQLSKTIPDCTVDYTKTGQVSSKGGILSKACDYIKELGQSNDKLREDISTLDRLKMDNQLLRQEVEDWKAKNQNLRNLLRQHGIVGASNTDPQ; this is encoded by the exons ATGAAAAG CCAACAGAAAAGCCCTGACCCAGACGGCAGTGTTTCCGTCAACGACGAGG GGTCAGCAGCCACCGCAGAGGACCACACGGCCATCGCCACTATTCAATCTGCGACCACGTTCTCCGATCAGCCAATCAAGTATCTATTCAAGACGGAGGGGGCAGGAGGACAG GTCACCTACCGAGTGATCCAAGTGTCAGATGGCCAGCTGGAGGCTCAAGCGGACGGGGGGGCTGCTGTCAACCTGGTCACTGGCTTTCCTGCGGCCACGCCGTCCGTCACACAG GCTGTGTTCTCTCAATCTGAAGGGGTTGAAggagacggtacagagacacaGTACACTTACTATCCTGCCACCATTGCTGATGCCACAACGGGCACCATGGTTACCACTGTACAATCGTCGGACACGTTGCTGGGTCAGACCACACCTGCAG GACAGCTGTACGTGATGATGTCACCCCAGGAGGTTTTGACtggagccaatcagaggacgCTAGCACCACGCACACAGCC AAAACAGGAGGCTCCCCGGGCGTCCAGGGATGAAAAAAGACGCGCACAGCACAATGAAG TTGAGCGCAGGCGAAGAGACAAAATTAATAACTGGATCGTGCAGCTGTCAAAGACAATCCCAGACTGCACTGTGGACTACACCAAGACGGGCCAGGTGAGC AGTAAAGGGGGAATATTGTCCAAAGCCTGTGATTACATCAAGGAGCTAGGACAGAGCAATGACAAGCTCAGAGAAGACATAAGCACTCTGGACCGGCTCAAGATGGACAACCAGCTCCTACGGCAGGAG
- the akap1b gene encoding A kinase (PRKA) anchor protein 1b: MPLRFRSVVPYTLPGVLVLIGSWWYISRKKERITSHESLENIPVSVDSLNCPTEGRNGFVEEGMVSPTDDAALVYQHTSKDGPLSIGNQKSQEGNAQIFMPDDNATQEQEAAVAALYPGSVELDPLLHSSNNESYDSHESENGCKDPEKCPLSVLKLEPEEVNKPVPDLMEASISPFQSVPFDQVEVAYSTLVQLVNAKRPEPEGEVALEEVSVPCVAQPLKDCQIGNEKEMVTEVLQNVTTLDIDSKKMSTPLHVHQHLTRAPVNSAPPMYAHIEVSTSPCHPDAIELSGQQLCSSANKEELELLAAGLINEVISAATQEVFGVHSFQDSENGQPESSSMLLADIRPITEKPIMVTSPTVIECEFRDSAFKEEEKDRIINGFTATVVLEPSTISEMVVENAWSGLRPMMPHLIQLPNPVSKDAVDGVGMTEGSAGSTCLTEDGSSKNNLCTSPPCNKGDLFCDIDLSRRTITLPNQLSEKSQEANVLDFTGEATLEELCEIKNLNGIGLRNGTNRTVETETDQSGGSDVNSMDSVDSGCTMGAMDSQSNNAAVSSSEHIIWEIEVPKHLVGRLIGKQGRYVSFLKQNSAAKIYISTLPYTQEFQICHIEGTQQQVDKALSLIGKKFKDLDLANLYAPPPSPLSLPSLPMTSWLLLPSGVTVEVIVVNIVSAGHVFVQQHTHPTYHALRSLDQQMFLCYSQPGTPTLPSPAEVGVICAAPSVEGAWWRAQVITFYKETDEVEIRYVDYGGYDRVKIDTLRQIRSDFVTLPFQGAEVLLDNIAPQPGEDRFSTEANSTLEELTRGVALLAQVSNYDNNTGLPLIQLWNMVGDELVSINRTLAERGCSTWVDSF, translated from the exons ATGCCTCTGAGGTTCCGCTCGGTAGTTCCCTACACACTGCCTGGAGTGCTGGTGTTGATAGGCAGTTGGTGGTACATCtcaagaaagaaagagcgaATCACCAGCCACGAAAGCCTTGAAAACATCCCAGTTTCTGTGGACTCCTTAAATTGTCCAACAGAAGGCAGAAATGGTTTCGTTGAAGAAGGTATGGTGTCCCCAACAGATGATGCAGCTCTCGTCTACCAGCATACCAGTAAAGATGGACCTCTTAGCATTGGCAATCAAAAATCACAAGAGGGAAATGCACAGATCTTCATGCCAGACGACAATGCTACACAGGAACAGGAAGCTGCTGTGGCAGCTCTGTACCCTGGTAGTGTTGAATTAGATCCACTGCTCCATTCTAGTAACAATGAAAGCTATGACTCCCATGAGTCAGAGAATGGCTGCAAGGACCCAGAGAAATGTCCACTTTCGGTCTTAAAACTGGAACCAGAGGAGGTTAATAAACCAGTCCCAGATTTAATGGAAGCATCCATCTCACCCTTCCAGTCTGTGCCATTTGACCAAGTTGAGGTAGCCTACTCCACACTTGTACAACTTGTTAATGCCAAGAGGCCTGAACCTGAGGGGGAAGTTGCATTGGAAGAAGTATCCGTGCCCTGTGTGGCACAGCCCTTAAAGGACTGCCAAATTGGCAATGAAAAGGAGATGGTtacagaagtcctccagaatgTTACTACATTGGATATAGATTCCAAAAAGATGAGCACACCACTGCACGTTCATCAACACTTAACTAGGGCACCTGTTAATTCAGCTCCTCCAATGTATGCACATATTGAAGTGTCTACTTCTCCATGCCACCCAGATGCTATTGAGCTTTCAGGGCAGCAGCTTTGCAGCTCTGCCAATAAAGAGGAGTTGGAGCTTCTGGCGGCTGGTCTCATTAATGAAGTGATCTCTGCAGCCACCCAGGAGGTCTTCGGTGTTCACAGTTTTCAAGATTCAGAGAATGGGCAACCTGAATCCAGTAGTATGCTGTTGGCTGACATTAGGCCCATCACCGAAAAGCCCATAATGGTAACAAGCCCCACTGTAATTGAATGTGAGTTTAGGGATTCTGCATTCAAGGAGGAGGAAAAAGACAGGATTATTAATGGATTCACTGCCACCGTCGTGTTGGAGCCTTCTACGATTAGTGAAATGGTCGTAGAGAATGCATGGAGTGGCCTAAGGCCAATGATGCCACATTTGATCCAGCTACCAAATCCAGTCTCAAAGGATGCAGTTGACGGCGTTGGAATGACAGAGGGATCTGCTGGCAGCACATGCCTCACAGAGGATGGAAGCAGCAAGAACAACCTCTGCACCAGCCCGCCTTGCAACAAAGGGGATCTGTTCTGTGATATTGACCTGTCGAGACGAACGATCACACTACCAAACCAATTGTCTGAAAAATCCCAAGAAGCAAATGTGCTTGACTTCACAGGAGAGGCTACTCTAGAAGAATTGTGTGAGATAAAAAATCTCAATGGAATTGGTTTAAGGAATGGAACTAACAGGACCGTAGAAACGGAGACTGATCAATCTGGAG GTTCAGATGTGAACAGTATGGACTCTGTGGATAGTGGCTGCACCATGGGGGCAATGGACAGCCAAAGCAACAATGCTGCAGTCTCCAGCTCTGAGCACATAATTTGGGAAATTGAGGTGCCAAAG CACCTGGTGGGAAGATTAATAGGGAAGCAGGGAAGATACGTGAGCTTCTTAAAGCAAAACTCTGCTGCAAAGATCTATATTTCAACCTTGCCATATACACAAGAGTTCCAGATCTGTCACATAGAAG GAACACAGCAACAAGTTGATAAAGCCCTATCATTAATTGGCAAGAAGTTTAAAGACTTGGACTTGGCTAACCTGTATGCgccgccaccatcaccacttAGTCTTCCATCACTACCAATGACATCCTGG CTTCTGCTGCCAAGCGGCGTGACTGTGGAAGTGATTGTTGTGAATATTGTATCGGCAGGACATGTCTTTGTCCAGCAACATACCCACCCCACCTATCACGCTCTACGCAGCCTGGACCAGCAGATGTTCCTGTGCTACTCCCAGCCAGGCACTCCGACGCTGCCTTCTCCCGCTGAGG TTGGAGTAATCTGTGCAGCACCATCGGTAGAGGGGGCCTGGTGGAGGGCTCAGGTCATCACCTTCTACAAAGAGACAGATGAAGTGGAGATCAGATACGTGGACTATGGTGGATATGACAGAGTCAAGATCGACACACTCCGACAAATAAG gTCAGATTTTGTAACATTACCGTTCCAAGGTGCTGAAGTATTGCTCGACAACATCGCTCCTCAGCCAG GAGAGGATAGATTTTCGACAGAGGCCAACTCTACGCTTGAGGAGTTGACTAGAGGGGTGGCCCTCCTTGCACAG GTTTCAAACTATGACAACAACACAGGCCTGCCACTTATCCAGCTGTGGAACATGGTTGGAGATGAG CTCGTTTCGATTAACCGCACACTGGCAGAGAGAGGATGCAGCACTTGGGTTGACAGCTTTTGA